The sequence below is a genomic window from Burkholderia contaminans.
CTCACCGCGATCGCGCGCCAGGGCAAGCTCGACCCGGTGCTCGGCCGCGCGCAGGAAATCGAGAGCACGATCGAGGTGCTCGCGCGCCGCAAGAAGAACAATCCGGTGCTGATCGGCGAGCCGGGCGTCGGCAAGACGGCAATCGTCGAAGGGCTCGCGCAGCGGATCGTCAACGGCGACGTGCCCGAAGTGCTGCGCGACAAGCGGCTCGTCGAAGTCAACATCAACTCGATGGTGGCCGGCGCGAAGTATCGCGGCGAATTCGAGGAACGCGCGAAGCAGCTGATCGACGAAGTCACGGCGAAGCAGGACGAACTGATCCTGTTCATCGACGAGCTGCACACGATCGTCGGCGCGGGCCAGGGCGGCGGCGAAGGCGGCCTCGACATCGCGAACGTGCTGAAGCCCGCGCTTGCGCGCGGCGAGCTGAGCCTGATCGGCGCGACGACGCTCAACGAATACCAGAAGTACATCGAGAAGGACGCCGCGCTCGAACGGCGCTTCCAGCCGGTGTTCGTGCCGGAGCCGAGCGTCGAGCAGACGATCGTGATCCTGCGCGGGCTGCGCGACAGCCTCGAGGCGCACCACCAGGTGACGTTCGCCGACGATGCGTTCGTCGCGGCCGCCGAGTTCGCCGATCGCTACATCACGTCGCGCTTCCTCCCCGACAAGGCGATCGACCTGATCGACCAGGCCGCCGCGCGCGTGCGGATCGGCGCGACCTCGCGCCCGGTCGACATTCAGGAAGGCGAAGCGCAGATCGCGCAACTGAAGCGCGAGCAGGACTACGCGACGTCGCGCAAGCGCTTCGACGAGGCGAAGCAGTTCGAGGAGCAGATCAACGCGAAGCAGAAATCCGTCGACGAGAAGATGGAGGCGTGGCAGCGCAAGACGGGCTCCGAGACGCTCGAGGTCACCGTCGAATCGGTGGCCGAGGTCGTGTCGCGGCTCACCGGCATCCCCGTGTCCGAACTCACGCAGGAAGAACGCCAGAAGCTGTTGAAGATGGAAGAGCAACTGCGCGAGCGCGTGGTCGGCCAGAGCGACGCGGTGGTGGCCGTCAGCGATGCCGTGCGGCTGTCGCGCGCGGGGCTCGGCCAGACGCACCGGCCGATCGCGACGTTCCTGTTCCTCGGGCCGACGGGCGTCGGCAAGACCGAGCTCGCGAAGGCGCTCGCCGAAACCGTGTTCGGCGACGAACAGGCGATCATCCGCATCGACATGTCCGAGTACATGGAGCGGCACGCGGTCGCGCGGCTGATCGGCGCGCCGCCCGGCTACGTCGGCTACGACGAAGGCGGCCAGCTCACCGAACGCGTGCGGCGCCGCCCGTACAGCGTGATCCTGCTCGACGAGATCGAGAAGGCGCATCCGGACGTTTACAACGTGCTGCTGCAGGTGTTCGACGACGGGCGTCTCACCGACGGCAAGGGCCGCGTGGTCGACTTCAGCAACACGATCATCATCGCGACGAGCAACCTCGGCGCCGCGATCATCATGGACAACCTCACGCAACCGGAAGCCGCACGCAAGACCGACAAGGCGATCCGCGAGGAGCTGATGCAGGTGCTGAAGGGCCATTTCCGCCCCGAGTTCCTGAACCGGATCGACGAGGTGATCGTCTTCCACGCGCTGTCGAAGGAGAACATCCGCGCGATCGTGCAGATCCAGCTCGACCGCGTGGTGCGCACGGCCGCCGCGCAGGACATCACGCTGGTGATGGGCGACGCGCTCGTCGAGCACCTGACCGAAGCCGGCTACCAGCCGGAGTTCGGCGCGCGCGAGCTGAAACGCCAGATCCGCCAGACCATCGAGACGCGGCTCGCGAAGGAGATCCTCGCCGACCGATTGAAGTCGGGCGACAAGTGCGAGGTCGACTACGACAAGGCCAGCGACGAGGTGAAGTTCACCAAGCTCGCCGCGCCTGAAGCGAAGGAAGCGAAAGACGCAAAGGACGCCGACGGCAACGCCAAACCGAACGGCAAGGCGGCCAAGGCAGCGGCAGACGCGAAGGCGGACGACACGCCTGCCGACGCCCCGCCGCCCGCTCCTGCCGCGAAAGCGTCCGGCAAGAAGTCGTCCGGCGCGAAGAAGGACGCGCACTGAAACCCGGCATGCCCCGCACGCACGGGGCACGCATGACCGGCTCCGTCCACCGGACGGAGCCGCCCCACGCCGCGACACGGCGCAAACCGAGCCGCCCACATCGGGCAAGGCTGATGGAGATTCACATGACAAATCGACGCGAAGTGCCAGGCATCAGGAAATACGACGGGCCCGCCGGCGGTTGGGGCGCGCTTCGCGCGACAGCCGATGCGGTGCGCACGCAAATGGAAACCATCGAGGCGCCGATCGTGCTGATGCGGACCAACCAGC
It includes:
- a CDS encoding ATP-dependent Clp protease ATP-binding subunit, coding for MPALCDICHARPAVARATVMQDGERKTISICDYHFRQLMRHQSMLNPFDSLLGGGGSSSLFGGLDDESPLAAEIPRESVDPTDAFSEQTLELLQRAAEKAHELRRSELDSEHLLYALADTDVCAALLKELKLSPQDIRSYIDEHAHTGTAAVDAPLDKLSISPRVKKAVQYAFQASRDLGHSYIGPEHLLIGLASVPDSVAGTLLKKYGVTPEALRQKVVKVVGKGAEDGRVDAPTGTPNLDKFGRDLTAIARQGKLDPVLGRAQEIESTIEVLARRKKNNPVLIGEPGVGKTAIVEGLAQRIVNGDVPEVLRDKRLVEVNINSMVAGAKYRGEFEERAKQLIDEVTAKQDELILFIDELHTIVGAGQGGGEGGLDIANVLKPALARGELSLIGATTLNEYQKYIEKDAALERRFQPVFVPEPSVEQTIVILRGLRDSLEAHHQVTFADDAFVAAAEFADRYITSRFLPDKAIDLIDQAAARVRIGATSRPVDIQEGEAQIAQLKREQDYATSRKRFDEAKQFEEQINAKQKSVDEKMEAWQRKTGSETLEVTVESVAEVVSRLTGIPVSELTQEERQKLLKMEEQLRERVVGQSDAVVAVSDAVRLSRAGLGQTHRPIATFLFLGPTGVGKTELAKALAETVFGDEQAIIRIDMSEYMERHAVARLIGAPPGYVGYDEGGQLTERVRRRPYSVILLDEIEKAHPDVYNVLLQVFDDGRLTDGKGRVVDFSNTIIIATSNLGAAIIMDNLTQPEAARKTDKAIREELMQVLKGHFRPEFLNRIDEVIVFHALSKENIRAIVQIQLDRVVRTAAAQDITLVMGDALVEHLTEAGYQPEFGARELKRQIRQTIETRLAKEILADRLKSGDKCEVDYDKASDEVKFTKLAAPEAKEAKDAKDADGNAKPNGKAAKAAADAKADDTPADAPPPAPAAKASGKKSSGAKKDAH